The Heyndrickxia acidicola sequence AAGTGGATTTTCAGGCTTTGTCATCATCATCTCTCCTTAAGTCAATATTATCTGCATCTTATACCTGCAATTCTTTTTTGTATTTCTATAAAAATTGCTAGATAATTGCTCTTTTTTGATTTCCCTATTCTTTTTTGCTATAAACATACATTCCTTTATTAACTGGATAGAGATGTTTCTATCTTTACTAGCCATTCCCATTTAATTTATTCATATTCAAACCAACTCACGCAGATGAGGGAGTATCTTTAATTAAACGAAGGGGCTTTTTGCTTATTTTACACAACCTTAGCTCTGTGATATATTTTAAAAGTTCAATATAAAAATATGTTTTGAGGTGAATATGATGATGAAAAAGAAAATAGTTATTTTCGGCGCAATGTTACTCTTAGTATTCGCCATCCTTGGCGGCTGCGGAAGCAGTACCAAGCAGAATTCAGCAAAACAAGACAGCACTGCCAAAACAGGTACAAAGGCAACTCATGTATCTCCACCGGGTAAAACAGAAGATGTTAAAATTGAAGCAAAAGATTTTGAATATGATAAAAAGGTCATTCGTGTAAAAAAAGGGGATAACGTGAAGATTACTCTTCACAGTGATGATGGCGGCCATGGATTTACAATTCCAGCATACAACGTCACCATCAACGGCAATGGAAGCGCTGAATTCACAGCCAATAAAGCCGGTACGTATGAATATCATTGTTCCGTTATGTGCGGTTCAGGGCATTCAAAAATGACGGGAAAATTAATTGTAGAATAGTCATTTAAAGCTATTTTTATAAAAAGATCACTAAAAAAGATAGGTGAACGAGCAACTCGCTAGCTCACCTATCTTTTTCTATGTCCAATCGATATTTACCATTATATTATATAGTTAATTTATCAAAATATTCCCTGTATTGACAGTGTTAACAATGCCTAAATATTTCCTATCATCACCTTGAACGATTTATTTACCATTTGGTATAGTATAAAAGAAACCTATAGGAAGAGTGATCGTATGCGGCAGGCTTTAGTTATAGTAGATATGCAAGAAATTTTCTTCAACCATCCCCAATACTTTTTATTTCATCATGAGCTTTTAGTGACGAACATAAACGACCTCATTAAGCAAGCTCATTTAAAAAATATTCCCGTCCTCTTCATCCAACATACGGATCCAAACGAAGAGAGTGCTCTCTTTGAAGGGAAAGAAGATTGGCAGCTCCATAAAAATCTGCTTGTTTCCAATAGTGATAAAATAATCAAAAAGTCCAAATGGGATGCCTTTTATCAAACCGAACTTTTAGACTACTTAAAATCTCATGATATTGAGCAGCTTATTTTTGCTGGAGCACAGACAGAGTTTTGTCTTGACACAACCATTAGAGCCGCCTTCAGCTTAGGCTTTCAAAAGAATCTGCTATTTAATAAGACCCATAGTACTTTAGATGGGGCTGTTTTACCTGCAAAGGATATTATTCATCATCATCAGGCCATTTGGAATAACCGATTTTTAACTGTTATGGATGGCGAAATTTCATTATAAATATTTTTACAGAGAACGGTGAGCGCCGTTCTTTTTTTGTATATGAAAGGCTCCATAAATGCTAGATTTTTCTTCAGAAAATAACATTTTAGTACTTTATAATCTTGTTTTCTTTTAAATAAAACTATTTGCTAGATACACATTTAATAGTTTTCAAAAAGTAATATATCCTTAACCCTTCCTATACAAAACATTAACTTTTACTTCACAATCCTATTCTATATTTATAAAGTAAGTTATTTAAAACATAGGGAGCTGAAGATCTTGAAGATGAGAAAATTAGCAACAAAGAAAACCGCACTTGGACTTGCATCCGGTATCCTGGCAGTAAGCAGTCTTTTTTCTGTTCCAAGCTTTGCATCAACACCAAAAACTGTTCATTCCATTAACAGTACAAGCCACCGCTACCATCAGATTAAACGGGTTTTAATGATCAGTGTTGACGGGATGCATGCTAAGGATCTTGCCAACTATGTAAAAAACCACCCTCATTCTAATATGGCTGCTTTAAGTCATCGCGGAATTACATATACCAATGCGTCGACTTCTAAGCCTTCAGACTCTTTCCCTGGCACATTGTCAGAAGTTACGGGAGGTTCTCCAAACTCAACGGGGGTATTTTATGATGATAGCTATGATCGTAAGCTTTTGCCTCCAAAAGCATGGAATCAAGGGGATAAACCAGGTACGAACGTTTTGTACGACGAAACCATTGATAAGGATTTGAATAAACTAAATGGTGGAGGCGGAATCAATCCTGATATGCTTCCACGCGATCCTGTAACCAAAAAACCGGTATATCCTCACAATTATGTAAGGGTAAATACGATTTTTGAAGTAATTAAACAAGCAGGTATGCACACTGCATGGGCGGATAAGCATTTGGCCTATGACCTATTAAATGGCCCATCAGGAAAAGGGATCGAAGACCTGTATACACCAGAAATTGCAGCCAATGGGGATGCTACAAGAAGCATTGCAACTACTGAAGTAAATGATGATTTAAAGGTAAAAGCGATTTTAAACGAAATTGACGGTAAAGATCATTCAGGTAAAAAAGCTGCCCCTGTACCAGGCATGTTCGGTATGAACTTCCAAGAAGTCAGCGTTGCGCAAAAACTTCCTGGTAATGGCTATAAAGATGGCAAAGGAACACCTAGTGCAGGTCTTGCAGAAGCATTTAAACATACCGATGAATCACTTGGAAAAATCGTCAATGAATTAAAGAAAAAAAATCTGTATGATTCTACAATGATCGTTCTGACTGCTAAACACGGACAAGCTCCTATGGATCCTGCTAAAGTGAAAATAACCGATAAAAACCTGATTACGGATGGTGTTCCATCAAACCTGATTGCTCATATGACGACAGATGATATCGGGATGATCTGGCTGACTGACCAATCGAAAACAGCCGAAGTGGTAGCTCAAATCAATAAGAATAAGAAAAAAGCGAACATTTCGGAAGTAACTTCGTATGTTACAACCCCTTCAAAATGGTTATTCAATAACCCTGCTAAAGATTCCAGGGTACCTGATATCGTGATCCGCCCTAATGATGGAGTGATCTACGCAAAACCAGGCAAGAAGATTGCCGAACACGGCGGTTTCAGCAAAGATGACACAAATGTTGCGTTATTAGTATCTATACCTGGATTAGAAAAAGGAATGACGGATAATTATGCTGTTCAAACAACACAAGTAGCACCGACGATCCTAGAAGCACTAGGTTTAAATCCTAACAAGCTTCAAGCTGTACAAAAGGAACATACAAAGGTATTGCCTGGAATTGATAAAGAATTAGATGGAAAGAAAGAGAAACACGAGTAGAAAGATAGAAAGTAATAAGAAATAGCAGCCGGGGATTTGTCTTCGGCTGTTTTCACATCAAAAATATTGCACTATATTGAATCAGAATTAAAAAAGTGGGTATATCCTCCCTACGTTTCTACATGTGGAGCAGTTTCCTGATATTTATTTCTCAGGCCTCCATGAATAATAATCCTTGAACCACAAACTAAACTTTTTAATTCCTTCTTCTATCGACGTATTCGGTGAATAATGAATTATATTCGTTAACTCACTAACATCTGCATATGTTAATGGAACATCCCCCGCCTGCATAGGCAAGAAATTCTTCATAGCTTTTGTATACAATTCCTTTTCTAAAACACTAATTAAGTCATTTAGAAGCACTGGATTTTGATTTCCTATATTGTAGATGTTAAAAGGAGGATCGGATTCTTGTAGAGGAGCTTTCTTCATAAGGCGGAAGATTGATTCAGTTACATCATCTATATAAGTAAAATCTCTTTTCATCAATCCCTGGTTATAGACATCAATCGGCTTCTTTTCCATCATTAATTTTGCAAATTTATAGGGAACCATATCCGGCCTTCCCCAAGGACCATAAACGGTAAAAAAACGCAGTCCCGTTGTTGGGATGTGATATAAATGGCTATAGGAATAGGCCATCAATTCATTGGCCTTTTTAGTAGCAGCATATAAGCTTACTGGGTGATCTGTACGGTGTTCTTCTGAAAAAGGAATGTCCTTGTTCCCTCCATATACGGAACTTGATGATGCATAAAGCAGGTGATGTACATCGTAATTCCGGCAGCATTCCAAAACATTGAAAAACCCTACTAAATTGGATTGAATATAAGTATGGGGATGATCGATACTAAACCGCACTCCTGCTTGTGCTGCCAGGTGGATGACCAGTTTAATAGGGTATTGCTCAAAGAGGCTTTCCAGCAGCTCAAGATTCTCAATCGATCCTTTAACAAATTGGAAGTTTGGATTTGATTTGAGGGTTTTTAATCGTTCGTTTTTTAATGCAGGATCATAATATGGATTCATATTATCTAAACCCAAAACATAGTATCCTTCTTCTAATAAGCGATTTGAAAGATGAAATCCAATAAAACCTGCACATCCTGTTACAAAAAGATAGGTAGTATCACTCTCCACCGTTCATTGCTCCTTTCATTCTAGCATCCTTTTGCATCATGCGCTGGTATGCCAACCCCTGAATAATGAAAACCCAATGATCGTATATATACTGGATTTAATGCATTTCTGCCGTCCATTATATATGGCTGGTTTACCAAGCCCTTTACGGTTTTCCAGTCTAACTCAACTACTTCCTTCCACTCTGTCAACACTAAAATGGCATCTGCCTTTCTAACCGCTTCTATAGGCTCAGAAGTATACAAGACTTCTGAAAATACTTTTTTCATATATTCCGTTCCTTTCGGATCATATGCCGTAACAATGGAATCATTCTGTAAAAGCTTTTGAATAACTTTTATCGAGGACGCTTCACGAATATCATCTGTTTGAGGTTTGAATGTAAGCCCGAGGACAGCAATTCTTTTGTGAGTTAATGATCCTAGTTTATTTATTAGTTTGTCGATAAACCAATCAATCTGACTTTCATTTACTTCTGCAACAGCCTTGAGTATTTGCAAAGGGCTATCTTGTTCATGGCCTAATACAGTAAGCGCCTTTATATCTTTCGGGAAACACGAACCTCCGTATCCAATGCCAGCCTGCAAAAATTGAGGGCCTATTCTTGAATCCATTCCCATCCCTTTGGCTACTTCCAAAATATTGGTTCCGACCTTTTCACTTAATCTTGCCAATTCGTTCATATATGATATTTTCATAGCTAAATAGGCATTTGATGCATACTTAATCATTTCTGCATTTTTTACTGTTGTAAACAAGAGTACAGAATGATACTTGCTATAAAGCTCTTCCATCACTTTTTTCGCTTTTTCGCTGCCAATTCCGACTACCACCCGTTCTGGATTCAAAGCATCATAAAGGGCTTTCCCTTCTCTTAAAAATTCAGGGTTTGACACAATGTCGAAGGAGATTCCCACCTTCCTTTTATTCAGCTCTTCTTGGATGATTTCAGTTATTACATCTCCTGTACCGACAGGAACGGTACTTTTCACCACAATCGTTTTATAGCGATTCATTCCTTTACCTATCGTTCTGGACACTTCTTTTACAAAGGTTAAATCAACTTTTCCATCGTCCTGCGAGGGAGTGCCAACAGTGATAAACAAAAGATCGCAAACTTCAATACTCTTACTCAGTTCTGTCGTAAACGATAGATCACCTTTTGATTTAAGCAACAATAGTGCTTCCTCTATGCCTTCTTCAAAGAAAGGAAGGCAAGACCGATTCAACTTTTCTATTTTTTCCTTGTTATTATCAACAAGGATCACCCTATTCCCGTTTTTAGCTAATGCTACCGCAGTAGTAGTTCCTACATATCCTGCACCAATAACCGTTATGTCCAAAATTTCACCTCATTCACTTTCTAGATGTCTCATCCTGCTTAAAGCATTGAAAAACAAAAGTGGTCGCTGCTACCATATTCTGACGGTTTTATATTTCATCTTCCATACTTTCAAGGGATATCCTTTCCTTCAGATATTGCAGCATTTCCTTTCTTAAATCCGGCCTCCGTAAAGATAATTCTATATTTGCCTGTATAAGTCCCATTTTACTCCCAATATCATAACGATGTCCTTTAAACCAATAAGCCAGCACGCACTGTGTTTGATTCAGAATGTTAATCGCATCCGTTAACTGAATTTCTCCTCCGGATCCTGGTGGGAGGTCCTTCAAAATAGGAAAAATTTCTGGCCTTAAAATATATCGCCCCATAATGGCTAAATTAGAAGGTGCCTCATCCATCAACGGTTTTTCAACAAGCTTCCCAATCGGAATGACCTGCCCTTCTAAACTGGAAGTCTTCGGTTCGATGATTCCATAACTGGAAATTTCATTATCTTCTACCGGTTGGACTCCAACTACAGAGGATTGATAATAATTGAAAACGTCCAATAACTGTTTCAAGCATGGTTCTTTGGATTGAACAATATCATCTCCCAACAAAACGGCAAAAGGCTCATTATTCACAAAGGTTCTGGCGCAATAAATAGCATCCCCTAAACCTTTTGGTTCCTTTTGTCGGATATAGTGGATATTCGCCAATGCTGAAATGGCCTGGACTTCCTTAAGCTGATCCAGCTTGTGTTTCTTTGTCAGTGTTTCTTCTAATTCATAGGATTTATCAAAATGGTCCTCTATAGAG is a genomic window containing:
- the galU gene encoding UTP--glucose-1-phosphate uridylyltransferase GalU, with the translated sequence MKVRKAIIPAAGLGTRFLPVTKAMPKEMLPIVDKPAIQYIVEEAVASGIEDIIIVSGRGKRSIEDHFDKSYELEETLTKKHKLDQLKEVQAISALANIHYIRQKEPKGLGDAIYCARTFVNNEPFAVLLGDDIVQSKEPCLKQLLDVFNYYQSSVVGVQPVEDNEISSYGIIEPKTSSLEGQVIPIGKLVEKPLMDEAPSNLAIMGRYILRPEIFPILKDLPPGSGGEIQLTDAINILNQTQCVLAYWFKGHRYDIGSKMGLIQANIELSLRRPDLRKEMLQYLKERISLESMEDEI
- a CDS encoding UDP-glucose dehydrogenase family protein encodes the protein MDITVIGAGYVGTTTAVALAKNGNRVILVDNNKEKIEKLNRSCLPFFEEGIEEALLLLKSKGDLSFTTELSKSIEVCDLLFITVGTPSQDDGKVDLTFVKEVSRTIGKGMNRYKTIVVKSTVPVGTGDVITEIIQEELNKRKVGISFDIVSNPEFLREGKALYDALNPERVVVGIGSEKAKKVMEELYSKYHSVLLFTTVKNAEMIKYASNAYLAMKISYMNELARLSEKVGTNILEVAKGMGMDSRIGPQFLQAGIGYGGSCFPKDIKALTVLGHEQDSPLQILKAVAEVNESQIDWFIDKLINKLGSLTHKRIAVLGLTFKPQTDDIREASSIKVIQKLLQNDSIVTAYDPKGTEYMKKVFSEVLYTSEPIEAVRKADAILVLTEWKEVVELDWKTVKGLVNQPYIMDGRNALNPVYIRSLGFHYSGVGIPAHDAKGC
- a CDS encoding alkaline phosphatase family protein, which produces MRKLATKKTALGLASGILAVSSLFSVPSFASTPKTVHSINSTSHRYHQIKRVLMISVDGMHAKDLANYVKNHPHSNMAALSHRGITYTNASTSKPSDSFPGTLSEVTGGSPNSTGVFYDDSYDRKLLPPKAWNQGDKPGTNVLYDETIDKDLNKLNGGGGINPDMLPRDPVTKKPVYPHNYVRVNTIFEVIKQAGMHTAWADKHLAYDLLNGPSGKGIEDLYTPEIAANGDATRSIATTEVNDDLKVKAILNEIDGKDHSGKKAAPVPGMFGMNFQEVSVAQKLPGNGYKDGKGTPSAGLAEAFKHTDESLGKIVNELKKKNLYDSTMIVLTAKHGQAPMDPAKVKITDKNLITDGVPSNLIAHMTTDDIGMIWLTDQSKTAEVVAQINKNKKKANISEVTSYVTTPSKWLFNNPAKDSRVPDIVIRPNDGVIYAKPGKKIAEHGGFSKDDTNVALLVSIPGLEKGMTDNYAVQTTQVAPTILEALGLNPNKLQAVQKEHTKVLPGIDKELDGKKEKHE
- a CDS encoding cysteine hydrolase family protein, coding for MRQALVIVDMQEIFFNHPQYFLFHHELLVTNINDLIKQAHLKNIPVLFIQHTDPNEESALFEGKEDWQLHKNLLVSNSDKIIKKSKWDAFYQTELLDYLKSHDIEQLIFAGAQTEFCLDTTIRAAFSLGFQKNLLFNKTHSTLDGAVLPAKDIIHHHQAIWNNRFLTVMDGEISL
- a CDS encoding NAD-dependent epimerase/dehydratase family protein, with the protein product MESDTTYLFVTGCAGFIGFHLSNRLLEEGYYVLGLDNMNPYYDPALKNERLKTLKSNPNFQFVKGSIENLELLESLFEQYPIKLVIHLAAQAGVRFSIDHPHTYIQSNLVGFFNVLECCRNYDVHHLLYASSSSVYGGNKDIPFSEEHRTDHPVSLYAATKKANELMAYSYSHLYHIPTTGLRFFTVYGPWGRPDMVPYKFAKLMMEKKPIDVYNQGLMKRDFTYIDDVTESIFRLMKKAPLQESDPPFNIYNIGNQNPVLLNDLISVLEKELYTKAMKNFLPMQAGDVPLTYADVSELTNIIHYSPNTSIEEGIKKFSLWFKDYYSWRPEK
- a CDS encoding cupredoxin domain-containing protein, with the translated sequence MKKKIVIFGAMLLLVFAILGGCGSSTKQNSAKQDSTAKTGTKATHVSPPGKTEDVKIEAKDFEYDKKVIRVKKGDNVKITLHSDDGGHGFTIPAYNVTINGNGSAEFTANKAGTYEYHCSVMCGSGHSKMTGKLIVE